One Actinosynnema pretiosum DNA segment encodes these proteins:
- a CDS encoding YbjN domain-containing protein: protein MTDEDAEVTARLLTSARTALELFHEVHVDDDGALSFRHGDVPCAVQAMRLAEGLTVLSLTCVVAWDLPHSPDLASSAAERAGQGLFGTLGVVHTDRGMDVTLRYAFPAEGLDPEPLSTLLMLVVSTASQLRGELLARAEGGA from the coding sequence GTGACCGACGAGGACGCCGAGGTCACCGCCCGGCTGCTCACCTCGGCCCGCACCGCGCTGGAGCTGTTCCACGAGGTGCACGTGGACGACGACGGCGCGCTGAGCTTCCGGCACGGCGACGTGCCGTGCGCGGTGCAGGCGATGCGGCTGGCCGAGGGCCTGACCGTGCTCAGCCTCACCTGCGTGGTCGCCTGGGACCTGCCGCACAGCCCCGACCTGGCCTCGTCGGCCGCCGAGCGGGCTGGTCAGGGCCTGTTCGGCACGCTCGGCGTGGTCCACACCGACCGGGGCATGGACGTCACCCTGCGCTACGCCTTCCCCGCGGAGGGCCTCGACCCCGAGCCGCTCAGCACCCTGCTGATGCTCGTCGTTTCCACCGCCTCGCAGCTGCGCGGCGAACTGCTGGCACGAGCGGAAGGCGGAGCCTGA
- a CDS encoding isoprenyl transferase, which yields MLRRRRAERETRAPRPPEPLASGAKPPAIPAEFVPKHIAIVMDGNGRWANQRGLSRVEGHKRGEAVVVEAAKGAIEMGVKWLSLYAFSTENWRRSPEEVRFLMGFSRDVIHRRTDELDELGVRVRWSGRRPRLWRSVVTELESAQERTKNNTTLNLAMCINYGGRAEVGDAAREIARLAAAGKINPDKVDERTIARYLYQPEMPDVDLFIRPSGEQRTSNFMLWQSAYAELVFQDILWPDFSREDLWRACEQYAMRDRRFGGAIDKPDDRTGPDPGPDDAPEPDEETS from the coding sequence ATGCTCCGCCGCAGGAGGGCCGAGCGCGAGACGCGCGCACCGCGGCCCCCGGAACCCCTCGCGTCGGGCGCGAAACCCCCCGCGATCCCGGCCGAGTTCGTGCCCAAGCACATCGCGATCGTCATGGACGGCAACGGCCGCTGGGCCAACCAGCGCGGCCTGTCGCGGGTGGAGGGCCACAAGCGCGGCGAGGCCGTCGTGGTCGAAGCCGCCAAGGGCGCCATCGAGATGGGCGTGAAGTGGCTGTCGCTGTACGCCTTCTCCACCGAGAACTGGCGGCGCAGCCCCGAGGAGGTCCGCTTCCTCATGGGCTTCAGCCGCGACGTGATCCACCGCCGCACCGACGAGCTGGACGAGCTGGGCGTGCGGGTGCGCTGGTCGGGGCGCAGGCCCCGGCTGTGGCGCAGCGTCGTCACCGAGCTGGAGTCCGCGCAGGAGCGGACGAAGAACAACACCACGCTCAACCTGGCGATGTGCATCAACTACGGCGGTCGCGCCGAGGTCGGCGACGCCGCCCGCGAGATCGCCCGCCTGGCCGCCGCGGGCAAGATCAACCCGGACAAGGTGGACGAGCGCACCATCGCCCGCTACCTGTACCAGCCGGAGATGCCCGACGTCGACCTGTTCATCCGGCCCTCCGGCGAGCAGCGCACGTCCAACTTCATGCTGTGGCAGTCCGCGTACGCCGAGCTGGTGTTCCAGGACATCCTGTGGCCGGACTTCAGCCGCGAGGACCTGTGGCGCGCCTGCGAGCAGTACGCCATGCGCGACCGCCGCTTCGGCGGCGCGATCGACAAGCCGGACGACCGCACCGGGCCCGACCCCGGCCCGGACGACGCACCCGAACCCGATGAGGAGACCTCGTGA
- the era gene encoding GTPase Era encodes MDGYRSGFACFVGRPNAGKSTLTNALVGTKVAITSSKPQTTRHTIRGIVHREDGQLILVDTPGLHRPRTLLGQRLNDLVRETWSEVDVVGFCVPADQKVGPGDKFIAAELAKIAKRTPVIGIVTKTDLVPQQQVLEQLVALQEVMEFAEIIPVSAVDGYQVDTLSDLLLGKLPEGPPLYPDGELTDEPEQTLVAELIREAALEGVRDELPHSIAVVVEEMLPREGRDDLVDIHANVFVERPSQKAIILGHRGERLKQVGITSRHQIEKLLGTRVYLDLHIKIAKDWQRDPKQLRRLGF; translated from the coding sequence ATGGATGGTTACCGCTCCGGCTTCGCGTGCTTCGTCGGCCGCCCGAACGCTGGCAAGTCGACGCTGACCAACGCGCTGGTCGGGACCAAGGTCGCGATCACCTCCAGCAAGCCGCAGACCACCCGGCACACCATCCGGGGCATCGTGCACCGCGAGGACGGCCAGCTGATCCTGGTCGACACCCCCGGTCTGCACCGGCCGCGCACCCTGCTCGGCCAGCGCCTCAACGACCTCGTCCGGGAGACCTGGTCCGAGGTGGACGTGGTCGGGTTCTGCGTGCCCGCCGACCAGAAGGTCGGCCCCGGCGACAAGTTCATCGCCGCCGAGCTTGCCAAGATCGCCAAGCGCACCCCCGTCATCGGCATCGTCACCAAGACCGACCTGGTCCCCCAGCAGCAGGTCCTCGAACAGCTGGTCGCGCTGCAGGAGGTGATGGAGTTCGCCGAGATCATCCCGGTCTCGGCGGTCGACGGCTACCAGGTCGACACCCTCTCCGACCTGCTGCTCGGCAAGCTCCCGGAGGGCCCGCCGCTCTACCCGGACGGCGAGCTGACCGACGAGCCCGAGCAGACCCTCGTCGCCGAGCTGATCCGCGAGGCCGCGCTGGAGGGCGTGCGCGACGAGCTGCCGCACTCCATCGCCGTCGTGGTCGAGGAGATGCTGCCCCGCGAGGGCCGCGACGACCTGGTCGACATTCACGCGAACGTGTTCGTCGAGCGCCCCTCGCAGAAGGCGATCATCCTCGGCCACCGGGGCGAGCGCCTCAAGCAGGTCGGCATCACCTCCCGCCACCAGATCGAGAAGCTCCTCGGCACCCGCGTCTACCTCGACCTGCACATCAAGATCGCCAAGGACTGGCAGCGCGACCCGAAGCAGCTGCGCAGGCTGGGGTTCTAG
- the recO gene encoding DNA repair protein RecO, producing MANLYRDTGVVLRVQKLGEADRIITLLTQRHGKLRAVAKGVRRTSSRFGARLEPFGHVDAQFHPGRTLDVITQVETIDAFGVVLVDDYQRYTAGCAVLETADRLTSEENAPALRLYLLVTGALRALADGRRDPSLLLDAFLLRAMAFAGWAPAVGECARCGEPGPHRSFNVQAGGVVCANCRPPGSASPSGETLRLLAALLHGEWDVVDEIPTGPRREGSGLVAAHLQWHLERQLRSLPLVERRQSTAEN from the coding sequence GTGGCCAACCTGTACCGGGACACGGGGGTGGTCCTGCGGGTGCAGAAGCTCGGCGAGGCCGACCGGATCATCACGCTGCTCACCCAGCGCCACGGCAAGCTGCGCGCGGTCGCCAAGGGCGTGCGCCGCACCTCGTCGCGGTTCGGGGCGCGGCTGGAGCCGTTCGGGCACGTCGACGCGCAGTTCCACCCCGGCCGCACGCTCGACGTCATCACCCAGGTGGAGACGATCGACGCGTTCGGCGTGGTCCTGGTCGACGACTACCAGCGGTACACGGCGGGCTGCGCCGTGCTGGAGACCGCCGACCGGCTCACCTCCGAGGAGAACGCCCCGGCCCTGCGGCTGTACCTGCTGGTCACCGGCGCGCTGCGGGCGCTCGCCGACGGGCGGCGCGACCCGTCGCTGCTGCTCGACGCGTTCCTGCTGCGCGCGATGGCGTTCGCGGGCTGGGCCCCGGCGGTGGGCGAGTGCGCCCGCTGCGGCGAGCCCGGCCCGCACCGGTCGTTCAACGTGCAGGCGGGCGGGGTGGTCTGCGCCAACTGCCGCCCGCCCGGCAGCGCCTCACCATCGGGTGAGACCCTGCGCTTGCTCGCCGCGCTGCTGCACGGCGAGTGGGACGTGGTCGACGAGATCCCGACCGGTCCGCGCCGCGAGGGCAGCGGGCTGGTCGCGGCGCACCTCCAGTGGCACTTGGAGCGCCAGCTCCGGTCGCTTCCCCTGGTGGAGCGCAGGCAGTCGACCGCCGAGAACTAA
- a CDS encoding hemolysin family protein, whose translation MTGSTGLLVLAVLLILAAGAFAGVDAALGTVSRARVEALLRQGRPGAKQLMMVLGDRPRHVNLLLLLRLGCELAATVLVTVVSFRLVPVGWAAVLTAGASMLVVSYVLVGVGPRTLGRQHPYAVSLLAAAPVRVLGRVLGPLSKLLILVGNAITPGKGFREGPFSSEVELRELVDMAQERGVVDEGEREMIHSVFELGDTIAREVMVPRTEIVWIEQAKSVRQALALSLRTGYTRVPVIGESVDDIVGVVNLKDLVRIALSEQPNGKLVSDVMRSPAFIPDTKPVADLLREMQLSRNHLAVVVDEYGGTAGLLTIEDILEEIVGEITDESDTDDRQPVEYLADGAVRVSARLPVDDLDSLFGTELDDHEVETVGGLLAQRLGRVPLPGTEAEIAGLRMRAEGGKDERGRMRITTVLVRPLARSAEDDEGSGGDE comes from the coding sequence ATGACCGGTTCCACCGGGCTGCTGGTGCTGGCGGTCCTGCTCATCCTGGCCGCGGGCGCGTTCGCGGGGGTCGACGCGGCGCTGGGCACGGTGTCGCGGGCCCGCGTGGAGGCGCTGCTGCGGCAGGGCAGGCCCGGCGCCAAGCAGCTGATGATGGTGCTGGGCGACCGGCCCAGGCACGTGAACCTGCTCCTGCTGCTGCGCCTGGGCTGCGAGCTGGCCGCGACGGTCCTGGTGACCGTGGTCAGCTTCCGGCTGGTGCCGGTGGGCTGGGCGGCGGTGCTGACGGCGGGCGCGTCGATGCTGGTCGTGTCGTACGTGCTGGTCGGCGTCGGCCCGCGCACCCTGGGCCGCCAGCACCCGTACGCGGTGAGCCTGCTGGCCGCCGCGCCCGTGCGGGTGCTCGGCCGGGTGCTGGGGCCGCTGAGCAAGCTGCTGATCCTGGTCGGCAACGCGATCACGCCGGGCAAGGGCTTCCGCGAGGGGCCGTTCTCGTCCGAGGTGGAGCTGCGCGAGCTGGTCGACATGGCGCAGGAGCGCGGCGTCGTCGACGAGGGCGAGCGCGAGATGATCCACTCGGTGTTCGAGCTGGGTGACACCATCGCCCGCGAGGTGATGGTGCCGCGCACCGAGATCGTGTGGATCGAGCAGGCCAAGTCGGTGCGGCAGGCGCTGGCGCTGTCGCTGCGCACCGGGTACACGCGGGTGCCGGTGATCGGCGAGAGCGTGGACGACATCGTCGGCGTGGTGAACCTGAAGGACCTGGTGCGGATCGCGCTGTCCGAGCAGCCGAACGGCAAGCTCGTGTCGGACGTGATGCGCTCGCCCGCGTTCATCCCGGACACCAAGCCGGTCGCGGACCTGCTGCGGGAGATGCAGCTGTCGCGCAACCACCTGGCGGTCGTGGTGGACGAGTACGGCGGCACGGCCGGGCTGCTGACCATCGAGGACATCCTGGAGGAGATCGTCGGGGAGATCACCGACGAGTCCGACACGGACGACCGGCAGCCGGTGGAGTACCTGGCGGACGGGGCGGTTCGGGTGAGCGCGCGGTTGCCCGTGGACGACCTGGACTCGCTGTTCGGCACCGAGCTGGACGACCACGAGGTGGAGACGGTCGGCGGTCTGCTGGCGCAGCGCCTGGGCCGGGTACCGCTGCCGGGCACCGAGGCCGAGATCGCCGGGCTGCGGATGCGCGCCGAGGGCGGCAAGGACGAGCGGGGCCGGATGCGCATCACGACCGTGCTGGTGCGCCCGCTGGCCAGGTCCGCTGAGGACGACGAGGGGAGCGGCGGCGATGAGTGA
- a CDS encoding ArsR/SmtB family transcription factor, which yields MTVGVRGGHVHSPAREAPNPAPARPPTGTLEAAGELLRALAAPVRIAIVLQLRESDRCVHELVEALGVAQPLISQHLRVLKAAGVVHGERHGREVVYRLADEHLAHIVVDAVTHAEETTRGINEARTSRTEDL from the coding sequence GTGACGGTTGGGGTGAGGGGCGGGCACGTGCACTCCCCCGCTCGCGAAGCGCCGAACCCGGCCCCGGCCCGCCCGCCGACGGGCACCCTGGAGGCCGCGGGCGAGCTGCTCCGGGCGCTGGCCGCGCCGGTCCGCATCGCGATCGTGCTCCAGCTGCGCGAGTCCGACCGCTGCGTGCACGAGCTGGTCGAGGCGCTGGGCGTGGCCCAGCCGCTCATCAGCCAGCACCTGCGCGTGCTCAAGGCCGCGGGTGTCGTGCACGGCGAGCGGCACGGGCGGGAGGTGGTCTACCGGCTCGCCGACGAGCACCTCGCGCACATCGTCGTCGACGCGGTGACGCACGCGGAGGAGACCACTCGTGGTATCAACGAGGCCCGTACGTCCCGGACGGAGGACCTGTGA
- a CDS encoding permease: MTITGEIRGPRRPRARWRVTSLEVLCGLLVLALLLQDWLVGVLDVPALRTGATVFVAVCVQAMPFLVLGVLISGAIAAFVPASLLRRAMPRNPALAVPVAGIAGVALPGCECASVPVARRLMQQGVAPAAALAFLLAAPAVNPVVLVSTAVAFKDAPWMVPARFVGSLLTAVVMGWLWTRFGKAEWIAERALRRIPDRDGRSRWAVFAETARHDLVEAGGFLVLGGVFAAVFNVLVPTAWLETLGAQLALAVLVMALLAVVLALCSEADAFVAMSMSALPLLPRLVFLVVGPAVDVKLVALQAGAFGRGFAARFAPATFVVAVACALVSGWVFL, translated from the coding sequence ATGACAATCACTGGCGAGATCAGGGGGCCGCGCCGCCCGCGCGCCCGCTGGCGCGTCACCTCGCTGGAGGTCCTGTGCGGCCTCCTCGTGCTGGCCCTGCTGCTGCAGGACTGGCTGGTGGGGGTGCTCGACGTGCCCGCGCTGCGCACCGGCGCCACGGTGTTCGTCGCGGTGTGCGTCCAGGCCATGCCGTTCCTCGTGCTCGGCGTGCTCATCAGCGGCGCGATCGCCGCGTTCGTGCCCGCGTCGCTGCTGCGCCGCGCCATGCCCCGCAACCCCGCGCTGGCCGTGCCGGTCGCGGGCATCGCGGGCGTGGCGCTGCCCGGCTGCGAGTGCGCGTCGGTGCCGGTGGCCAGGCGGCTCATGCAGCAGGGCGTCGCGCCCGCCGCCGCGCTGGCGTTCCTGCTCGCCGCGCCCGCCGTGAACCCGGTGGTGCTGGTGTCGACGGCCGTCGCGTTCAAGGACGCGCCGTGGATGGTGCCCGCCCGGTTCGTCGGCTCGCTGCTGACCGCCGTGGTGATGGGCTGGTTGTGGACCCGCTTCGGCAAGGCCGAGTGGATCGCCGAGCGGGCGCTGCGCCGCATCCCCGACCGCGACGGGCGCTCGCGCTGGGCGGTGTTCGCCGAGACCGCGCGGCACGACCTGGTCGAGGCGGGCGGGTTCCTGGTGCTGGGCGGGGTGTTCGCGGCGGTGTTCAACGTGCTGGTGCCCACGGCGTGGCTGGAGACCCTGGGCGCGCAGCTCGCGCTCGCGGTGCTGGTGATGGCGCTGCTGGCGGTCGTGCTCGCGCTGTGCAGCGAGGCCGACGCGTTCGTGGCGATGTCGATGTCCGCGCTGCCGCTGCTGCCCCGGCTGGTGTTCCTGGTCGTGGGACCCGCCGTGGACGTGAAGCTGGTGGCGCTCCAGGCGGGCGCCTTCGGGCGCGGGTTCGCCGCGCGGTTCGCGCCTGCCACGTTCGTGGTGGCCGTGGCCTGCGCGCTGGTGTCGGGGTGGGTGTTCCTGTGA
- a CDS encoding Fur family transcriptional regulator, which produces MTTSERPGTAVPGLRSTKQRTAVSKLLDQLDEFRSAQELHEELRKRGEGIGLTTVYRTLQSLAEAGEVDVLRTDSGEAIYRRCSAHHHHHLVCRHCGHTVEVEGPAVEKWADRVAEENGFSAISHTVEIFGTCADCTAARS; this is translated from the coding sequence GTGACGACAAGCGAGCGTCCCGGCACCGCGGTGCCGGGGCTGCGTTCCACCAAGCAGCGCACCGCCGTGTCCAAGCTGCTCGACCAGCTCGACGAGTTCCGCTCGGCCCAGGAGCTGCACGAGGAGCTGCGCAAGCGCGGTGAGGGCATCGGTCTGACCACGGTCTACCGCACCCTCCAGTCGCTGGCCGAGGCGGGCGAGGTGGACGTGCTGCGCACGGACTCCGGCGAGGCGATCTACCGCCGCTGCTCCGCCCACCACCATCACCACCTGGTGTGCCGCCACTGCGGCCACACCGTGGAGGTCGAGGGGCCCGCGGTGGAGAAGTGGGCGGACCGGGTCGCCGAGGAGAACGGGTTCTCCGCGATCAGCCACACCGTGGAGATCTTCGGCACCTGCGCGGACTGCACGGCCGCCCGGTCCTGA
- a CDS encoding TIGR03943 family putative permease subunit has product MRRETQNVLLVLLGGALLKLALTGTYLRYVKASLQPWLVATGVVMVLLAVVAIVRDVRAQHARATSGEPEAHDDHEHGGSRSPWLLLLPVLAVFLISPPALGSDSVSRADDGLPQSQASSGGFAPLADDAVVPLTITEFVTRTAWDDSGSLDDRTVRLTGFVARVDGQVFVARLAISCCAADARPIKVLLTGTDMGAWATDQWVEVTGRYVPGTATKETAYVPTFTVREVVPIAAPQETYEG; this is encoded by the coding sequence GTGAGGCGCGAGACCCAGAACGTGCTGCTCGTGCTGCTCGGCGGCGCGCTGCTGAAGCTGGCGCTGACCGGGACGTACCTGCGGTACGTGAAGGCGTCGCTGCAACCGTGGCTGGTGGCCACGGGGGTGGTGATGGTGCTGCTGGCCGTGGTGGCGATCGTGCGGGACGTGCGGGCCCAGCACGCCAGGGCGACCTCGGGCGAGCCCGAGGCGCACGACGACCACGAGCACGGCGGCAGCCGCAGCCCGTGGCTGCTCCTGCTGCCGGTGCTCGCGGTGTTCCTGATCAGCCCGCCCGCGCTCGGCTCGGACAGCGTCAGCCGGGCCGACGACGGGCTGCCGCAGTCGCAGGCGTCCTCCGGCGGCTTCGCGCCGCTGGCCGACGACGCGGTGGTGCCGCTGACCATCACCGAGTTCGTCACCCGCACCGCCTGGGACGACTCCGGCTCGCTCGACGACCGCACCGTGAGGCTCACCGGGTTCGTGGCGCGGGTCGACGGGCAGGTGTTCGTGGCCCGCCTGGCGATCTCCTGCTGCGCCGCCGACGCCCGGCCGATCAAGGTGCTGCTCACCGGGACCGACATGGGCGCGTGGGCGACCGACCAGTGGGTCGAGGTGACCGGGCGGTACGTGCCGGGCACGGCCACCAAGGAGACCGCGTACGTGCCCACGTTCACCGTCCGCGAGGTCGTCCCCATCGCCGCGCCCCAGGAGACCTACGAGGGCTAG
- the ybeY gene encoding rRNA maturation RNase YbeY: MSIEIANESGAQVDEASIVAAARFALDRMGVSPLAELSVLLVELDVMADLHQRWMDLPGPTDVMAFPMDELDSARRPDAAGLGPALLGDIVLCPAFAEDQAAKAGHSLMDELHLLTVHGVLHLLGYDHAEPAEEREMFTLQNRILGDYRGSIAEAERKTAQRAADSKLLGAAGLEDDAPERPAEPSA, encoded by the coding sequence GTGAGCATCGAGATCGCTAACGAGTCGGGCGCGCAGGTCGACGAGGCTTCCATCGTCGCCGCCGCCCGGTTCGCGCTGGACCGCATGGGGGTCAGCCCGCTGGCGGAGCTGTCCGTGCTGCTGGTCGAGCTGGACGTGATGGCCGACCTGCACCAGCGCTGGATGGACCTGCCCGGTCCGACCGACGTGATGGCCTTCCCCATGGACGAGCTGGACTCGGCCCGCCGCCCCGACGCGGCCGGGCTCGGGCCCGCGCTGCTGGGCGACATCGTGCTGTGCCCCGCGTTCGCCGAGGACCAGGCCGCCAAGGCCGGGCACAGCCTGATGGACGAGCTGCACCTGCTGACCGTGCACGGCGTGCTGCACCTGCTGGGCTACGACCACGCCGAGCCCGCCGAGGAGCGCGAGATGTTCACGCTCCAGAACCGCATCCTGGGCGACTACCGGGGTTCGATCGCGGAGGCCGAGCGGAAGACGGCCCAGCGCGCGGCGGACTCCAAGCTGCTGGGCGCGGCGGGGCTGGAGGACGACGCTCCCGAGCGTCCCGCCGAGCCGAGCGCCTGA
- a CDS encoding cytidine deaminase — translation MSELGPEDVKIVTLARSARARTGAAEGAAVRDTDGRTYAATTVALPSLALTALQAAVAAAVASGAEGLEAAAVVTGAEELDAASVAAVRDLGASAPVFRADGSGAVVETA, via the coding sequence ATGAGTGAGCTCGGTCCGGAGGACGTCAAGATCGTGACGTTGGCCAGGTCGGCGCGGGCCCGCACGGGCGCGGCCGAGGGGGCGGCGGTGCGGGACACCGACGGGCGCACCTACGCGGCGACCACGGTGGCGCTGCCGTCGCTGGCGCTGACGGCGCTGCAGGCGGCCGTGGCGGCTGCGGTGGCCAGCGGCGCGGAGGGCCTGGAGGCGGCTGCGGTGGTGACCGGCGCGGAGGAGTTGGACGCCGCGTCGGTGGCGGCGGTGCGCGACCTGGGCGCGTCGGCCCCGGTGTTCCGGGCGGACGGCTCGGGCGCGGTCGTGGAGACGGCGTAG